The DNA region ctctaaagcaggggtcgggaaccatgaaagccaaatattttaacatgtatttccgtgagagccatataatattatttaacactgaatacgacgaaatgcgtgcatttttaagtaagaccaacatttttagagtataataagtatcTTATatcttgggacggcgtggcgaagttggtagagtggctgtgccagcaatcggagtgttgctggttactggggttcaattcccaccttctaccttcctagtcacgtctgttgtgtccttgggcaaagacacttcaccctttgcctctgatggctgctggttagcgccttgcatggcagctcccgccatcagtgtgtgaatgtgtgtgtgaatgggtaaatgtggaaatactgtcaaagcgctttgagtaccttgaaggtagaaaagcgctatacaagtacaacccatttatcatttatttatcattattctttttaataacattgtttgtctaaagctaaccaataataaataaaacacttctTACCATTAAGGCAACCTTTTGAACAGGtgtggtagaaaacggatggatggattaaaacgcatgagaatgttttatattttgaacgttatatgtgattaccagcggaattattcattacttatcgtgttaagcaatgtccgctaagatttatctgagagccagatgcagtcatcaaaagagccataggttccctacccctgctctaaagtcACCTTTTTACACATTATATGAAAAAATACCACACTTCTTGTGTGTATTGTTTTAGGTATACCTTATTTACAATCCGACTGCACCAAAATTAGACTTTTCTTAAACATGATCTGTACTCCTCATTAACTGCTGAAAGGATGATGCTGGTGAATGTTGGGTACCAACCTGTTACTGACCTcgccctctcctcctcctcctcctccagatCATTGCCCCCCCTGAGAGGAAGTACTCCGTCTGGATCGGTGGATCCATCTTGGCTTCCCTGTCCACCTTCCAGCAGATGTGGATCTCCAAGCAGGAGTACGACGAAGCGGGCCCCAGCATTGTCCACAGGAAGTGCTTCTAAGTCCTCACCGTTCTGCCCCAGCTTCTCCGCCACGACCAGCTATGCGGCGACCAAGCGAGGgcaagaagaaagaagaagaggCTCGACCTCTGCGGCACTGCAACACTTCGCTGTCAACGGACTGCCTGTCTGTGCTGTTCTTAACCATGCATTGTGTCACCAATTGTGCATAATCTGTACTGTATGCTGTCTGTTGCCAAGTGTTGTACGGAGAAAAGCTGTGAAAAAACACCTCTGAACCATGCATCCaaccaaaaaaaaactttaataaaaaaataacaacaacaacaacatgttgCCCAACACATGTGAATGTAAGTGTATATACCTATTAATAATTTATTAAAGTCCATTATTTGGTATTTTGACCTTGCTTTATCATTTTCTATCGTTAAAAACTGGTCGGCTACAATATGCTATAAATTGCACAGGGGGATCAAACAGGGTTCCAAACATGCAAGGGTGAAGAGAAGTTGACAGGGTTCTATCCATCATACTGGTCTCCATATCCCAGTGTTCCAGTGAAGGACAAGTCCTTCCATGTCTGACTTGCCAGGAATGTGCCCGGGCAGCAGGAGCAACATGTCCGTTTTGGACCTGGAGTGCACGACAGACACTTGACACCTTGAGTCGTGTTCAAGAGTGCGGCCTTCTTTAGACAAAACTGGAACGTTGGGCCTGCAGTGAGGTCTACCTTTGCCAGCCTGCAGGCcttataaaacacacacaaacttgGTTACAAGCATGATTAATTAGGTTTCAATTTTAACTAGGTTTAAAACattgtatatttatttgtataatgAATAGATTTGTTGTCATATTGGCACTAAAAAGGACCACCTGCTACCTATCATTATCGCTGCAGACACCCTCTGTGACACCTCGGCCACCTGTTGCAGGGTGTGTTTGCTTTTTAAAGGTACACCCACCGGGTGGGTGGAGCTTAAGTGGCGCATTACGCTCTGGCAATAACATGAACGCCATCTGTTCTCCGCTGCCGTGAAACCCGAGCCTGGTGTAAGTATAACTAAATTGTGCAATGATTTAGAGTCCTACAACCCACATTTCCTACTGTAGTGTTTTCTGCGGCTGTCAGCAAGCTTATATCCTTTGCGAGTTAGTAGGCCATATTGTGTCTATGCACGTACAGCCAGGTGATTATCCGTTGTCTATAAATAACACTAACACGAATTTGAGGCGATTTGCATCGCTGTAGAACAACTGGAGATCATTATTAGCACACTGCTAATGATTTATTATGTTACACATTTGTTTTCGGACGGGACGATATCATACAAGCACAATTAAGAAAAAATGTCATTAACTGGTGTACAGTTTTGCAATAATACTATATCGATGTCAAGGTGTTTGGCAGTAAACTAGTTCATTAGCCAATTGCTGCTTATAATCTTGAAAGGTTTCTCTGGCTGTCATTTAAATGTCCTCGGCCAATCAGAGGCGGGGTTATTACGTCATGCAACGTCACTTTCTGCGTAAagaatttaaatactttttgttttgttttatatttcacTTATTGTAATAGTTTGAATCTAACACCACTAACAATTATAAAGTATATAATTATATTTCTTTGGAATACGACATTTGTGTTCATTTTTATACAGCGGAACTCGCGTATTTCCGGTCAAAGCAGGAAGTAGGCGTAGTCTGAAGCCATTGGTTGAAAACGTCACATGTTTTGGTTTGAATTTCTGCTGGCGACGCTGAACTTCAGAGACGCGTattgtaaaacaacaaaaatacgCGCTTTATTTTACGCATATTTAAgcgtttttttaaataacaacgCTCGCCACCAGCAAGTAATCATTAGTGTGTTCACTCGGTGCAGTGAAGAAGATGGTGACCAGGAAGATCCGTCGCTCGGAGTACATGAAGAAATTTAAAGACCCCAAATGGGAGACTTACACAAAGTGTTACGAGGAGCTGGTGAAGTACAGACTGAGTCGCAGACTCCTGGAGCAAACACACAAGCCCTGGATCTGGAATCTGCCTGATTCCGACTCAGAGTCCGGGGAAGCAAAGTCACCTAATAAAGGTGAAGGCCCTGTGGGGGCCAAGATGGAGGCGTGCCAGGGGCCCAAGGCAGATGTACCCAGACTGCCTGGCCTGCAGGAGGAGCGAGGAAATGGTAAGAATGTGATTAAAAGCTCCAAAGCAAACATGTTTTTCCCCAGTGTCCTATCTCCACTTTTCTCTTGCTAGATTGTCACCAAAAAGAAGTCCAAGAGTCTTGTGCAGCCGAGGGCcacacaggagagcagagtggtagGAAACACAAAAGGGAACCACAAGAAGGTATTTGAAGGAGAAATGcctttctccatccatccattttctaccgcttgtccctttcggggtcgcggcgggtgctggagcctatctcagctgcatttgggcggaaggcagggtacaccctggacaagtcgccacctcatcaaagggccaacacagatagacaacattcacactcacattcacacactagggccaatttagcgttgccaatcaacctatccccaggtgcatgtctttggaggtgggaggaagccggagtacccggagggaacccacgcagtcacggggagaacatgcaaactccacattcTATTTGCATAAAAACATATGCATTTATAAAAACATTACAGCTCAGTTTTGATTGACAGAGAGAATAAAATaacatagacttagacaaactttattgatccacaagggaaattgttccacaaagTAGCTCAGTTACTAAGGATgggaagtgtaaggatggaaaggataatgcaagtataaagtagactaaaaatgtaccatagtaccaatggtaaatgggttatacttgtatagcacgtttctaccttcaaggtactcaaggcgctttgacactatttctacattcacccattcacacactgatggcgggagatgccatgcaaggcgctaaccacgacccatcaggagcaaggatgaagtgtcttgctcaaggacacaacggatgtgactaagttggtagaagctggggatcaaaccaggaaccttcaggttgatggcacggccactctcccaatcgTGCCACGCCGTCCTCACAATCTAAAATATaacgtatatgtaatatttacatagggcagcacggtacgacaggggttagtgcatgtgcctcacaatacgaaggtcctgagtagtcctgagttcaatcccaggctcgggatctttctgtgtggaatttgcatgttctccccgtgactgcgtgggttccctctgtgtTCTccaacttcctcccacctccaaagacatgcacctggggataggtttattggcaacactaaaaaattggccctagtgtgtgagtgtgaatgttgtctatctgtgttggccctgcgatgaggtggcgacagaggtgggtagtaacacgctacatttactccgttacatctacttgagtaacttttgggataaattgtacttctaagagtagttttaatgcaacatacttttacttttacttgagtatatttatagagaagaaacgctacttttactccgctccatttatctacattcagctcgctactcgctactgatttttatcgatctattACTgcatgctttgtttgttttggtttgtcagacagaccttcaaagtagaatctatcgcatgcctgcgtttcaccaatcaaacagagccaggcggtcacatgaccgcctGGCCAGAATTTGCTCattgcaaaacaacaacaagcttaattACATGAACTccacatcaaatttgaggaagcacatcgcggtaagtaacgttagtagatattttggctgtcaccgtaggccatacttgccaaccttgccaaccttgagacctccaatatcgtgaggtggggggtggggtgggttgggggcggggggcgtggttatttaccgctagaattcaccaactcgagtatttcatatatatttcatatatatatatatatatatatatatatatatatatatgtatatgttgcgtcgaccagcattcctccaatggggaattcaaattgctagtctctcccagattctttttatggcaatacgctgatgtttatattcaatctccaggcaatagttggtattttgtagtttattctcaaagcttagaggacaaacctgagaccaacccagcacccaagcgttccctagcccggtccagatcggtctaccaaaaccccggaactcctgtctacttcctccttctcctgtcccccccacctgctgtttccccagtctagctgtgctccgtatcttaggaatgtaatggcagtctcaacaaagacagcgctctgactctaaccaaggacactcgaatccaagcactttgtaccacacgagacattagctgatgtaaatatgactataggagtttttagaaagaagtaacacttaaatatggatatgcttccaacagtatgtatatatatacatgtatgaaatacttgactttcagtgaattctagctatatatatatttattttatttacataaaatacatacttgaattatctatccattagatggcagtattgtcctgtttaacttctctgttcatgactgagaaatcatttcggccactgtgttcaatggagaagtctgttctacatatttacaggcaacatacaccttccccttcgaactgtcctggatgaactgaaattcttctttccattcgttttggaacttgcaagcgtatttatattgtgggaaagtggacgtgagaataggctgtccccactcagtctcaggtccgcattgtccggctgaataccgggagtttgtcgggagaagggaggttgtcgggagaggcgctgaataacgggattctcccgctaaaaacgggagggttggcaagtatgccgtaggctgatgttagcttccctgctatgaatcactgtcaaatgtacatcgtgtggggacatttattaacgcactgcagcctcatagacacacacagttgcgcacacactcacgcatgcatacaaaccaatttgaagtgcacagtgtgttctcaggtgcagcccacacctacctgtctatggtttgcgtaaaggctttgttattttcctttgtaatctctgcctactgagcctatggtgctgttaagttattgtggctcaatttgcttcaatttttttctatgttaatgtattattatttcatatatattattgttttagttgcttaagagatattcctggctctgaatttgctcattgctatttttatgtttttgtgcattatttgttgccatcatcattaaacgaacaggttactcatcagttactcagta from Entelurus aequoreus isolate RoL-2023_Sb linkage group LG02, RoL_Eaeq_v1.1, whole genome shotgun sequence includes:
- the ccsapb gene encoding centriole, cilia and spindle-associated protein; translated protein: MVTRKIRRSEYMKKFKDPKWETYTKCYEELVKYRLSRRLLEQTHKPWIWNLPDSDSESGEAKSPNKGEGPVGAKMEACQGPKADVPRLPGLQEERGNDCHQKEVQESCAAEGHTGEQSGRKHKREPQEDAEVPQPPPSKPRRLSKSSRLQRVKSVVQQPPKDNSKHPFALYASGEKDADTAGKKTHNVLPIASTSEIHASALRAKTRREAERQVQTQRNERRIAKSTDKRKTRKVRPDFNPWLTEYMRCFSGRTR